In Denticeps clupeoides chromosome 1, fDenClu1.1, whole genome shotgun sequence, a single window of DNA contains:
- the LOC114799405 gene encoding phospholipase DDHD2-like isoform X1 — protein MSEDPIDWLAAVTTRQDTDTAEEDVSLLRGSNQAQSRIVTDKKQTESILDEISSSPADSLEMLDLGSELHTYHPVQPHWFYCRRADAKDAWLPFSREDSQKLEEALKNAKEGQESIVATEGGRYDVRLSERLRYAVYWDQAPSEVQRCTWFYKGNDDPRYLPYPEPFSNRLEEAYMIAVTLGEWKRTLDFPTGETVILHNPKHIMQYQPIGLPDDWVGSPSDQTRPRTVKRGIENIAVEIPEGEPETVDHLVFMVHGIGPACDLRFRSIIQCVNDFRSAALGLLTAHCRTARAEGRVGRVEFLPVDWHSALHGDATGVDEAIQKITLPSISRLRHFTNDTLLDLFFYNSPTYCQTILDTVVTEINRLYSLFCSRHPGFHGEMSLVGHSLGSLILFDLLTNQKCSPVHTENHMSPKNATSDSSFQDEDDLEEAMCQIGLQSYIQILKKEDMDLDSLLLCSEKDLQGLGLPLGPRKKILELVRSRKIIKDCKAGMATFLTPIDSSGFMNQATVNHRQSFLRAQSTTSAVDYEYFDVGIGQLSIAVVNGQVSINYPQLSFHPHCFFAFGSPIGMFLTVRGLKRIDPEYSFPTCKGFFNIYHPFDPVAYRIEPMMVSNLDLEPMLIPHHKGRKRMHLELKDSLTRMSADLKNNVMGSLRTAWQSFTRFPVAALPTAEAAECTKSPTEVPVIQEPERMEESASPEGRDVKVGMLNGGRRIDYVLQETPIESFNEYLFAIQSHLCYWESEDTALLLLKEIYETLGVVFEQPPS, from the exons ATGTCTGAGGACCCTATTGATTGGTTGGCTGCAGTGACCACCAGACAGGATACAGATACGGCTGAGGAAGACGTCAGCTTACTCCGCGGAAGTAATCAGGCCCAATCCCGCATAGTCACAGATAAAAAGCAG ACAGAGTCCATTCTGGATGAAATTTCATCTTCACCTGCTGATTCCCTCGAAATGTTGGATCTGGGTTCTGAGCTGCACACTTACCACCCAGTCCAGCCTCATTGGTTCTACTGTCGCCGTGCTGATGCCAAGGATGCATGGCTACCGTTCAGCCGAGAAGACTCTCAGAAACTTGAGGAGGCTCTTAAGAACG CAAAAGAAGGGCAGGAGAGCATTGTTGCTACGGAAGGTGGGCGCTACGATGTTCGCCTCTCTGAGCGCCTTCGATATGCAGTCTACTGGGATCAGGCACCTTCCGAAGTCCAACGGTGTACATGGTTCTACAAAGGCAATGACGATCCCCGGTACTTGCCTTACCCAGAACCCTTTAGTAACCGTTTAGAG gaagcTTATATGATTGCTGTAACACTTGGTGAGTGGAAGAGGACACTAGATTTTCCCACGGGAGAAACAGTCATCCTCCACAATCCCAAG CATATTATGCAGTATCAGCCAATTGGCCTCCCAGATGACTGGGTCGGCTCCCCTTCTGACCAGACTAGGCCTCGTACTGTGAAGAGGGGGATTGAGAATATTGCTGTAGAGATTCCTGAGg GGGAACCTGAGACGGTGGACCACCTTGTATTCATGGTGCATGGGATTGGGCCTGCATGTGACCTGCGGTTTCGCAGCATTATTCAGTGTg TGAATGATTTTCGCAGTGCAGCTCTGGGGCTACTGACGGCACACTGCAGGACGGCTCGTGCTGAAGGGAGAGTTGGGAGGGTGGAGTTCCTGCCTGTTGACTGGCACAGTGCTCTCCATGGTGATGCAACTGGAGTAGATGA GGCTATCCAGAAAATCACTCTACCCAGTATTAGCCGTCTTCGTCACTTCACCAACGACACGCTGCTGGATCTGTTTTTCTACAAcagccccacttactgccaGACCATCTTGGACACTGTGGTCACAGAGATCAATCGACTCTACAGCCTCTTTTGCAGCCGTCACCCGGGGTTCCATGGAGAGATGTCCCTAGTGGGGCACAGCCTGG gGTCTCTCATCCTGTTTGACCTGCTAACCAACCAGAAATGTAGTCCAGTGCACACAGAAAATCATATG TCACCAAAGAATGCCACCAGTGACAGTTCTTTTCAAGATGAGGATGATCTAGAAGAAGCCATGTGTCAGATTGGCCTCCAGAGTTATATTCAAATTTTAAAGAAGGAAGATATGGATCTAGACTCATTG TTACTCTGCTCTGAGAAAGACTTACAAGGACTTGGGTTACCCCTTGGACCTCGGAAAAAAATCTTAGAGTtggtcagaagcagaaaaatcaTAAAG GATTGTAAGGCTGGGATGGCAACTTTTTTAACTCCTATTGACTCATCAGGCTTCATGAACCAAGCCACTGTCAACCACAGACAGAGCTTCTTGCGAGCCCAGTCTACAACCAGTGCTGTAGACTATGAGTACTTTGATGTGGGGATTGGCCag CTGAGTATTGCTGTTGTGAATGGCCAG GTGTCCATCAATTACCCTCAACTCTCCTTCCATCCTCACTGTTTCTTTGCTTTCGGCTCTCCCATCGGGATGTTCCTGACAGTGCGAGGCCTGAAGCGTATTGACCCGGAGTACTCTTTCCCCACATGCAAAGGCTTCTTCAACATCTATCACCCA TTTGATCCAGTGGCTTACCGCATTGAGCCAATGATGGTCTCCAATTTGGACCTTGAACCCATGCTCATCCCCCATCATaaagggaggaagaggatgcaCCTTG AGCTGAAAGACAGCCTGACCCGCATGAGTGCAGACCTGAAGAACAATGTGATGGGATCACTGCGGACTGCCTGGCAGTCCTTCACCCGTTTCCCTGTTGCAGCGCTTCCTACAGCCGAGGCAGCTGAATGCACAAAATCCCCAACAGAGGTTCCAGTTATACAAGAACCTGAGA GAATGGAGGAGTCAGCTAGTCCAGAGGGAAGAGACGTGAAGGTAGGGATGCTGAATGGAGGACGACGTATAGATTACGTTCTACAGGAGACACCTATAGAGAGTTTCAATGAGTATCTGTTTGCTATCCAGAGCCACCTATGTTACTG GGAGTCTGAAGATACAGCATTGCTGCTGCTGAAGGAAATATATGAAACACTTGGAGTGGTTTTTGAACAGCCACCTTCTTAA
- the LOC114799405 gene encoding phospholipase DDHD2-like isoform X2, with the protein MSEDPIDWLAAVTTRQDTDTAEEDVSLLRGSNQAQSRIVTDKKQTESILDEISSSPADSLEMLDLGSELHTYHPVQPHWFYCRRADAKDAWLPFSREDSQKLEEALKNAKEGQESIVATEGGRYDVRLSERLRYAVYWDQAPSEVQRCTWFYKGNDDPRYLPYPEPFSNRLEEAYMIAVTLGEWKRTLDFPTGETVILHNPKHIMQYQPIGLPDDWVGSPSDQTRPRTVKRGIENIAVEIPEGEPETVDHLVFMVHGIGPACDLRFRSIIQCVNDFRSAALGLLTAHCRTARAEGRVGRVEFLPVDWHSALHGDATGVDEAIQKITLPSISRLRHFTNDTLLDLFFYNSPTYCQTILDTVVTEINRLYSLFCSRHPGFHGEMSLVGHSLGSLILFDLLTNQKCSPVHTENHMSPKNATSDSSFQDEDDLEEAMCQIGLQSYIQILKKEDMDLDSLLLCSEKDLQGLGLPLGPRKKILELVRSRKIIKDCKAGMATFLTPIDSSGFMNQATVNHRQSFLRAQSTTSAVDYEYFDVGIGQVSINYPQLSFHPHCFFAFGSPIGMFLTVRGLKRIDPEYSFPTCKGFFNIYHPFDPVAYRIEPMMVSNLDLEPMLIPHHKGRKRMHLELKDSLTRMSADLKNNVMGSLRTAWQSFTRFPVAALPTAEAAECTKSPTEVPVIQEPERMEESASPEGRDVKVGMLNGGRRIDYVLQETPIESFNEYLFAIQSHLCYWESEDTALLLLKEIYETLGVVFEQPPS; encoded by the exons ATGTCTGAGGACCCTATTGATTGGTTGGCTGCAGTGACCACCAGACAGGATACAGATACGGCTGAGGAAGACGTCAGCTTACTCCGCGGAAGTAATCAGGCCCAATCCCGCATAGTCACAGATAAAAAGCAG ACAGAGTCCATTCTGGATGAAATTTCATCTTCACCTGCTGATTCCCTCGAAATGTTGGATCTGGGTTCTGAGCTGCACACTTACCACCCAGTCCAGCCTCATTGGTTCTACTGTCGCCGTGCTGATGCCAAGGATGCATGGCTACCGTTCAGCCGAGAAGACTCTCAGAAACTTGAGGAGGCTCTTAAGAACG CAAAAGAAGGGCAGGAGAGCATTGTTGCTACGGAAGGTGGGCGCTACGATGTTCGCCTCTCTGAGCGCCTTCGATATGCAGTCTACTGGGATCAGGCACCTTCCGAAGTCCAACGGTGTACATGGTTCTACAAAGGCAATGACGATCCCCGGTACTTGCCTTACCCAGAACCCTTTAGTAACCGTTTAGAG gaagcTTATATGATTGCTGTAACACTTGGTGAGTGGAAGAGGACACTAGATTTTCCCACGGGAGAAACAGTCATCCTCCACAATCCCAAG CATATTATGCAGTATCAGCCAATTGGCCTCCCAGATGACTGGGTCGGCTCCCCTTCTGACCAGACTAGGCCTCGTACTGTGAAGAGGGGGATTGAGAATATTGCTGTAGAGATTCCTGAGg GGGAACCTGAGACGGTGGACCACCTTGTATTCATGGTGCATGGGATTGGGCCTGCATGTGACCTGCGGTTTCGCAGCATTATTCAGTGTg TGAATGATTTTCGCAGTGCAGCTCTGGGGCTACTGACGGCACACTGCAGGACGGCTCGTGCTGAAGGGAGAGTTGGGAGGGTGGAGTTCCTGCCTGTTGACTGGCACAGTGCTCTCCATGGTGATGCAACTGGAGTAGATGA GGCTATCCAGAAAATCACTCTACCCAGTATTAGCCGTCTTCGTCACTTCACCAACGACACGCTGCTGGATCTGTTTTTCTACAAcagccccacttactgccaGACCATCTTGGACACTGTGGTCACAGAGATCAATCGACTCTACAGCCTCTTTTGCAGCCGTCACCCGGGGTTCCATGGAGAGATGTCCCTAGTGGGGCACAGCCTGG gGTCTCTCATCCTGTTTGACCTGCTAACCAACCAGAAATGTAGTCCAGTGCACACAGAAAATCATATG TCACCAAAGAATGCCACCAGTGACAGTTCTTTTCAAGATGAGGATGATCTAGAAGAAGCCATGTGTCAGATTGGCCTCCAGAGTTATATTCAAATTTTAAAGAAGGAAGATATGGATCTAGACTCATTG TTACTCTGCTCTGAGAAAGACTTACAAGGACTTGGGTTACCCCTTGGACCTCGGAAAAAAATCTTAGAGTtggtcagaagcagaaaaatcaTAAAG GATTGTAAGGCTGGGATGGCAACTTTTTTAACTCCTATTGACTCATCAGGCTTCATGAACCAAGCCACTGTCAACCACAGACAGAGCTTCTTGCGAGCCCAGTCTACAACCAGTGCTGTAGACTATGAGTACTTTGATGTGGGGATTGGCCag GTGTCCATCAATTACCCTCAACTCTCCTTCCATCCTCACTGTTTCTTTGCTTTCGGCTCTCCCATCGGGATGTTCCTGACAGTGCGAGGCCTGAAGCGTATTGACCCGGAGTACTCTTTCCCCACATGCAAAGGCTTCTTCAACATCTATCACCCA TTTGATCCAGTGGCTTACCGCATTGAGCCAATGATGGTCTCCAATTTGGACCTTGAACCCATGCTCATCCCCCATCATaaagggaggaagaggatgcaCCTTG AGCTGAAAGACAGCCTGACCCGCATGAGTGCAGACCTGAAGAACAATGTGATGGGATCACTGCGGACTGCCTGGCAGTCCTTCACCCGTTTCCCTGTTGCAGCGCTTCCTACAGCCGAGGCAGCTGAATGCACAAAATCCCCAACAGAGGTTCCAGTTATACAAGAACCTGAGA GAATGGAGGAGTCAGCTAGTCCAGAGGGAAGAGACGTGAAGGTAGGGATGCTGAATGGAGGACGACGTATAGATTACGTTCTACAGGAGACACCTATAGAGAGTTTCAATGAGTATCTGTTTGCTATCCAGAGCCACCTATGTTACTG GGAGTCTGAAGATACAGCATTGCTGCTGCTGAAGGAAATATATGAAACACTTGGAGTGGTTTTTGAACAGCCACCTTCTTAA
- the LOC114799405 gene encoding phospholipase DDHD2-like isoform X3, producing the protein MLDLGSELHTYHPVQPHWFYCRRADAKDAWLPFSREDSQKLEEALKNAKEGQESIVATEGGRYDVRLSERLRYAVYWDQAPSEVQRCTWFYKGNDDPRYLPYPEPFSNRLEEAYMIAVTLGEWKRTLDFPTGETVILHNPKHIMQYQPIGLPDDWVGSPSDQTRPRTVKRGIENIAVEIPEGEPETVDHLVFMVHGIGPACDLRFRSIIQCVNDFRSAALGLLTAHCRTARAEGRVGRVEFLPVDWHSALHGDATGVDEAIQKITLPSISRLRHFTNDTLLDLFFYNSPTYCQTILDTVVTEINRLYSLFCSRHPGFHGEMSLVGHSLGSLILFDLLTNQKCSPVHTENHMSPKNATSDSSFQDEDDLEEAMCQIGLQSYIQILKKEDMDLDSLLLCSEKDLQGLGLPLGPRKKILELVRSRKIIKDCKAGMATFLTPIDSSGFMNQATVNHRQSFLRAQSTTSAVDYEYFDVGIGQLSIAVVNGQVSINYPQLSFHPHCFFAFGSPIGMFLTVRGLKRIDPEYSFPTCKGFFNIYHPFDPVAYRIEPMMVSNLDLEPMLIPHHKGRKRMHLELKDSLTRMSADLKNNVMGSLRTAWQSFTRFPVAALPTAEAAECTKSPTEVPVIQEPERMEESASPEGRDVKVGMLNGGRRIDYVLQETPIESFNEYLFAIQSHLCYWESEDTALLLLKEIYETLGVVFEQPPS; encoded by the exons ATGTTGGATCTGGGTTCTGAGCTGCACACTTACCACCCAGTCCAGCCTCATTGGTTCTACTGTCGCCGTGCTGATGCCAAGGATGCATGGCTACCGTTCAGCCGAGAAGACTCTCAGAAACTTGAGGAGGCTCTTAAGAACG CAAAAGAAGGGCAGGAGAGCATTGTTGCTACGGAAGGTGGGCGCTACGATGTTCGCCTCTCTGAGCGCCTTCGATATGCAGTCTACTGGGATCAGGCACCTTCCGAAGTCCAACGGTGTACATGGTTCTACAAAGGCAATGACGATCCCCGGTACTTGCCTTACCCAGAACCCTTTAGTAACCGTTTAGAG gaagcTTATATGATTGCTGTAACACTTGGTGAGTGGAAGAGGACACTAGATTTTCCCACGGGAGAAACAGTCATCCTCCACAATCCCAAG CATATTATGCAGTATCAGCCAATTGGCCTCCCAGATGACTGGGTCGGCTCCCCTTCTGACCAGACTAGGCCTCGTACTGTGAAGAGGGGGATTGAGAATATTGCTGTAGAGATTCCTGAGg GGGAACCTGAGACGGTGGACCACCTTGTATTCATGGTGCATGGGATTGGGCCTGCATGTGACCTGCGGTTTCGCAGCATTATTCAGTGTg TGAATGATTTTCGCAGTGCAGCTCTGGGGCTACTGACGGCACACTGCAGGACGGCTCGTGCTGAAGGGAGAGTTGGGAGGGTGGAGTTCCTGCCTGTTGACTGGCACAGTGCTCTCCATGGTGATGCAACTGGAGTAGATGA GGCTATCCAGAAAATCACTCTACCCAGTATTAGCCGTCTTCGTCACTTCACCAACGACACGCTGCTGGATCTGTTTTTCTACAAcagccccacttactgccaGACCATCTTGGACACTGTGGTCACAGAGATCAATCGACTCTACAGCCTCTTTTGCAGCCGTCACCCGGGGTTCCATGGAGAGATGTCCCTAGTGGGGCACAGCCTGG gGTCTCTCATCCTGTTTGACCTGCTAACCAACCAGAAATGTAGTCCAGTGCACACAGAAAATCATATG TCACCAAAGAATGCCACCAGTGACAGTTCTTTTCAAGATGAGGATGATCTAGAAGAAGCCATGTGTCAGATTGGCCTCCAGAGTTATATTCAAATTTTAAAGAAGGAAGATATGGATCTAGACTCATTG TTACTCTGCTCTGAGAAAGACTTACAAGGACTTGGGTTACCCCTTGGACCTCGGAAAAAAATCTTAGAGTtggtcagaagcagaaaaatcaTAAAG GATTGTAAGGCTGGGATGGCAACTTTTTTAACTCCTATTGACTCATCAGGCTTCATGAACCAAGCCACTGTCAACCACAGACAGAGCTTCTTGCGAGCCCAGTCTACAACCAGTGCTGTAGACTATGAGTACTTTGATGTGGGGATTGGCCag CTGAGTATTGCTGTTGTGAATGGCCAG GTGTCCATCAATTACCCTCAACTCTCCTTCCATCCTCACTGTTTCTTTGCTTTCGGCTCTCCCATCGGGATGTTCCTGACAGTGCGAGGCCTGAAGCGTATTGACCCGGAGTACTCTTTCCCCACATGCAAAGGCTTCTTCAACATCTATCACCCA TTTGATCCAGTGGCTTACCGCATTGAGCCAATGATGGTCTCCAATTTGGACCTTGAACCCATGCTCATCCCCCATCATaaagggaggaagaggatgcaCCTTG AGCTGAAAGACAGCCTGACCCGCATGAGTGCAGACCTGAAGAACAATGTGATGGGATCACTGCGGACTGCCTGGCAGTCCTTCACCCGTTTCCCTGTTGCAGCGCTTCCTACAGCCGAGGCAGCTGAATGCACAAAATCCCCAACAGAGGTTCCAGTTATACAAGAACCTGAGA GAATGGAGGAGTCAGCTAGTCCAGAGGGAAGAGACGTGAAGGTAGGGATGCTGAATGGAGGACGACGTATAGATTACGTTCTACAGGAGACACCTATAGAGAGTTTCAATGAGTATCTGTTTGCTATCCAGAGCCACCTATGTTACTG GGAGTCTGAAGATACAGCATTGCTGCTGCTGAAGGAAATATATGAAACACTTGGAGTGGTTTTTGAACAGCCACCTTCTTAA
- the LOC114792325 gene encoding aldehyde dehydrogenase, mitochondrial-like, with protein MLRAVLCRSFPPPLWRLAACRYSAAAIPAPNPQPEVHFNKLFINNEWHDAVSRKTFPTVNPSTGEAICQVAEGDKADVDKAVKAAQDAFKLGSPWRRMDASNRGLLLSRLADRIEQDAAYLAELETLDNGKPYAVAYSVDVPMVVKCFRYYAGWADKWEGKTIPIDGDYFCYTRHEPVGVCGQIIPWNFPLLMQAWKLGPALATGNTVVMKVAEQTPLTSLYVAHLIKEVGFPPGVVNIIPGMGPSAGAAIASHMDVDKVAFTGSTEVGHLIQQASGSSNLKKVTLELGGKSPNIILSDANMEEAVEQSHFALFFNQGQCCCAGSRTYVQESIYNEFVERSVERAKRRVVGDPYNLGTEQGPQVDDEQFKKILGYINSGKQEGAKLMCGGGVAADRGYFIQPTVFGDVQDNMTIAREEIFGPVMQILKFKTLEEVVERANDSKYGLAAAVFTKDIDKANYISNGLRAGTVWINCYDVFGAQAPFGGYKASGNGRELGEYGLENYTEVKTVTIKVPQKNS; from the exons ATGCTTCGCGCCGTGCTGTGCCGTTCCTTCCCGCCGCCGCTGTGGAGGCTCGCGGCTTGTCGGTACTCCGCCGCAGCCATCCCCGCCCCGAACCCGCAGCCCGAAGTTCACTTCAACAAG CTCTTCATCAACAACGAGTGGCACGACGCGGTCAGCAGGAAGACCTTCCCCACCGTCAACCCTTCTACTGGGGAGGCGATCTGCCAGGTGGCAGAAGgagacaag GCCGATGTAGATAAAGCAGTGAAGGCAGCTCAGGATGCGTTCAAGCTGGGGTCGCCATGGCGACGAATGGATGCTTCAAATCGAGGACTTCTGCTGAGCCGGCTGGCTGATCGTATTGAGCAAGATGCTGCCTACCTGGCA GAGCTGGAGACTCTGGACAATGGGAAACCTTATGCTGTTGCTTACAGTGTGGATGTACCCATGGTGGTCAAGTGTTTCAG GTACTATGCAGGCTGGGCAGATAAATGGGAAGGAAAAACCATTCCCATTGATGGGGACTACTTCTGCTACACTCGTCACGAACCTGTAGGAGTGTGTGGCCAGATCATTCCT TGGAACTTCCCTCTACTGATGCAGGCATGGAAGCTGGGTCCAGCTCTGGCCACCGGTAACACAGTAGTGATGAAGGTTGCAGAACAGACTCCCCTGACTTCTCTATATGTGGCCCATCTCATCAAAGAG GTGGGATTCCCACCTGGAGTGGTGAATATTATCCCTGGAATGGGCCCAAGTGCTGGGGCAGCCATTGCTTCTCACATGGATGTGGACAAAGTGGCTTTCACTGGCTCTACTGAG GTCGGCCACCTGATCCAGCAGGCTTCAGGCAGCAGCAACCTGAAGAAAGTTACATTGGAGTTGGGAGGAAAGAGTCCAAACATCATTCTGTCTGATGCTAACA TGGAGGAAGCGGTGGAGCAGTCCCACTTTGCCCTGTTCTTTAACCAGGGCCAGTGCTGTTGTGCTGGCTCCCGTACATATGTGCAGGAGAGTATCTACAATGAATTTGTTGAACGCAGTGTGGAGCGTGCAAAGAGAAGGGTGGTGGGAGACCCATACAATCTGGGTACAGAGCAAGGACCCCAG GTAGATGATGAGCAATTCAAGAAGATTTTGGGCTATATCAACAGTGGGAAGCAAGAAGGAGCCAAACTGATGTGTGGGGGAGGTGTGGCGGCTGACCGTGGATACTTCATTCAGCCTACTGTTTTTGGTGATGTTCAGGACAACATGACCATTGCACGTGAAGAG ATCTTTGGGCCAGTGATGCAGATCCTGAAGTTTAAGACactggaggaggtggtggagagagcTAATGACTCCAAATATGGGCTTGCAGCCGCTGTCTTCACAAAGGACATAGACAAAGCCAACTATATATCAAATGGCTTGCGGGCTGGAACTGTCTG GATAAACTGTTATGATGTGTTCGGAGCTCAGGCACCATTTGGTGGCTACAAGGCCTCAGGAAATGGTAGGGAGCTGGGAGAGTATGGCCTGGAAAACTATACTGAGGTCAAAACG GTTACAATTAAAGTTCCCCAGAAGAACTCTTAA